Proteins co-encoded in one Aspergillus luchuensis IFO 4308 DNA, chromosome 6, nearly complete sequence genomic window:
- the ARC1 gene encoding putative cofactor for methionyl- and glutamyl-tRNA synthetases (BUSCO:EOG09263JFQ;~COG:J;~EggNog:ENOG410PIC3;~InterPro:IPR002547,IPR012340,IPR036282;~PFAM:PF01588;~go_function: GO:0000049 - tRNA binding [Evidence IEA]) yields MAINSAPESSLLSLLYRSYPTAISPDATEPDLHTATPKIFPQTSFSVAEEADVKQWLATISGLQTALSKDDKPVVSTILAQLNSHLATRTTLLGAKPSVADIAVYALVAPLVEKWTPEERTGEQGYHHIVRHVDFVQNSRIFALQIPDEEKVTIDVNDVRFVPKPVDPKEEKERKKKEKAAAQKPAAEAAGKPLVVGQGKPEAAAKADGAKGDAAAAKPEGKPKKEKKEKKEKPAKAAPAPAAPPSPSVIDLRVGHILRAVNHPNADSLYVSTIDCGDAPGTENTSLDEATGKTVRTVCSGLNGLIPLEEMQNRKIVAVCNLKPVTMRGIKSCAMVLAASPRVAEGEDSHAGPVELVSPPADAPAGERVCFDGWTEGEPEKVLNPKKKVWETYQPGFTTTDALEVAFEMSAVPAVQGQEGKPALGKLKTQSGGLCTVKTLKGAAVR; encoded by the coding sequence ATGGCCATCAACTCTGCCCCCGAgtcctccctcctttccctcctctaCCGCTCCTACCCTACCGCCATCTCCCCCGACGCCACGGAGCCCGACCTTCACACGGCCACCCCCAAAATCTTTCCGCAGACTAGCTTTTCGGTCGCCGAAGAGGCCGACGTCAAGCAATGGCTGGCCACCATCTCCGGTCTGCAGACCGCTCTCAGCAAGGATGACAAGCCCGTCGTCTCGACCATCCTCGCCCAGCTGAACTCTCACCTCGCCACCCGCACAACTCTGCTCGGTGCGAAGCCCTCCGTGGCTGATATTGCCGTCTACGCTCTCGTCGCTCCTCTCGTCGAGAAATGGACTCCCGAGGAGCGTACCGGCGAGCAGGGCTACCACCACATCGTCCGTCACGTCGACTTCGTCCAGAACAGCCGCATTTTCGCTCTCCAGATCcccgacgaggagaaggtcaCCATTGACGTGAACGACGTCCGCTTCGTGCCCAAGCCCGTCGAccccaaggaggagaaggagcgcaagaagaaggagaaggccgctGCCCAGAAGCCCGCCGCTGAGGCTGCTGGCAAGCCCCTCGTTGTCGGACAGGGCAAGCCCGAGGCTGCGGCCAAGGCCGACGGTGCTAAGGGtgacgccgccgccgctaAGCCTGAGGGCaagcccaagaaggagaagaaggaaaagaaggagaagccggcCAAGGCTGCGCCCGCCCCTGCTGCTCCCCCGTCCCCCTCCGTCATTGACCTCCGTGTCGGTCACATTCTTCGTGCCGTCAACCACCCCAACGCCGACTCCCTCTACGTCTCGACCATCGACTGCGGTGACGCCCCGGGCACCGAGAACACCTCTCTGGATGAGGCCACCGGCAAGACCGTCCGCACTGTGTGCTCTGGTCTGAACGGTCTGATCCccctggaggagatgcaGAACCGCAAGATCGTCGCCGTCTGCAACCTGAAGCCCGTCACCATGCGTGGCATCAAGTCCTGCGCCATGGTCTTGGCCGCCTCTCCCCGCGTGGCTGAGGGCGAGGACTCGCACGCTGGACCCGTCGAGCTCGTTTCGCCTCCTGCCGATGCCCCTGCCGGTGAGCGCGTGTGCTTCGACGGCTGGACCGAGGGTGAGCCCGAGAAGGTGCTCaaccccaagaagaaggtctgGGAGACCTACCAGCCTGgattcaccaccaccgatgcCCTCGAGGTTGCCTTTGAGATGAGTGCCGTTCCAGCCGTTCAGGGCCAGGAGGGCAAGCCCGCTCTTGGTAAGCTGAAGACGCAATCCGGTGGACTTTGCACAGTCAAGACCCTGAAGGGTGCGGCTGTCCGGTAA
- the nbp35 gene encoding Fe-S cluster-binding ATPase (COG:D;~EggNog:ENOG410PHVZ;~InterPro:IPR019591,IPR027417,IPR033756,IPR028601, IPR000808;~PFAM:PF10609,PF01656;~go_function: GO:0005524 - ATP binding [Evidence IEA];~go_function: GO:0051536 - iron-sulfur cluster binding [Evidence IEA];~go_function: GO:0051539 - 4 iron, 4 sulfur cluster binding [Evidence IEA];~go_process: GO:0016226 - iron-sulfur cluster assembly [Evidence IEA]) — translation MAPSLEEPTAAYLEARSKMAPNLVAPEPEHCPGPESEQAGKGDACAGCPNQSICASAPKGPDPDIPIITERLSQIRHKILVLSGKGGVGKSTFTSLLSHAFAANPESTVGVMDTDICGPSIPKMMGVEAETIHVSNAGWSPVWVTDNLATMSVQFMLPNRDDAVIWRGPKKNGLIKQFLKDVDWGEMDYLVIDTPPGTSDEHLSVNSLLKESGVDGAVVVTTPQEVSLLDVRKEIDFCRKAGIRILGLVENMSGFVCGSCNTKTQIFRATTGGGKRLAKKMGIPFLGAVPLDPRVGMACDYGESFVDHYPDSPASIAIKQVVRSVAGMIGEDPNDVLPEDVAV, via the exons ATGGCACCTTCTCTCGAGGAGCCGACCGCGGCCTATCTCGAGGCGCGGTCGAAGATGGCCCCGAATCTGGTGGCTCCCGAGCCAG AGCATTGCCCTGGACCCGAGTCTGAACAAGCAGGCAAAGGCGATGCCTGTGCGGGGTGCCCCAATCAATCGATCTGCGCATCTGCGCCCAAAGGCCCCGACCCCGATATCCCCATCATTACCGAGCGACTATCGCAAATACGTCACAAAATCCTCGTACTCTCTGGCAAAGGCGGCGTTGGAAAATCTACATTCACCTCTTTACTCTCACACGCATTCGCCGCAAACCCCGAATCGACCGTGGGTGTAATGGATACGGATATCTGTGGGCCATCGATACCAAAAATGATGGGCGTCGAGGCGGAGACCATCCACGTGAGCAATGCAGGCTGGAGTCCGGTGTGGGTGACGGATAATCTGGCCACGATGAGCGTGCAGTTCATGCTGCCCAATCGCGATGATGCGGTGATCTGGAGAgggccgaagaagaacggaCTCATTAAACAATTCTTGAAGGATGTGGATTGGGGTGAGATGGATTATCTGGTCATCGACACACCCCCGGGGACGTCGGACGAGCATCTGTCCGTCAATTCTCTTCTTAAGGAGTCTGGTGTGGATGGCGCAGTGGTTGTCACTACCCCGCAGGAGGTCTCGTTGCTCGACGTCAGGAAGGAAATTGACTTTTGCCGCAAGGCAGGCATTCGCATCCTCGGGCTAGTTGAGAACATGTCTGGCTTCGTGTGCGGGTCGTGCAACACGAAGACCCAGATCTTCCGGGCTACCACCGGGGGCGGAAAGCGACTCGCCAAGAAGATGGGCATTCCTTTCTTGGGCGCTGTACCTCTTGACCCGCGGGTGGGTATGGCATGTGATTATGGTGAGAGCTTCGTGGATCATTATCCTGACAGCCCAGCATCGATTGCGATCAAGCAAGTTGTCCGCTCGGTTGCTGGGATGATCGGAGAGGATCCCAACGACGTTTTGCCGGAAGATGTGGCGGTGTGA
- a CDS encoding pepsin-like aspartic protease (COG:O;~EggNog:ENOG410PHZY;~InterPro:IPR033121,IPR021109,IPR001461,IPR034163;~MEROPS:MER0090757;~PFAM:PF00026;~SECRETED:SignalP(1-19);~go_function: GO:0004190 - aspartic-type endopeptidase activity [Evidence IEA];~go_process: GO:0006508 - proteolysis [Evidence IEA]), giving the protein MQLLQSLVVAICFSYGVLSLPHGPSNQHKARSFKVERARRGTGALHGPAALRKAYRKYGIAPSSFNVDLADFKPITTSHAAAGSEVSEPDQTGAVSATSVESDAEFVSPVLIGGQKVVMTFDTGSSDFWVLDTNLNETLTGHTEYNPSNSSTFKKMDGYTFDVSYGDDSYASGPVGTDTVNIGGAVVDEQAFGVPNKVSQSFIDDTNSNGLVGLGFSSINTIKPEAQKTFFANVASSLDEPVMTASLKSDGVGEYEFGTIDKNKYQGNIANVSVDSSNGYWQFSTPKFSVADGELKDIGSVNTSIADTGTSLMLLDDDVVTAYYAQVPNSVYVGSAGGYIYPCNTTLPSFSLVLGESSLATIPGNLINFSKVGTNTTTGQALCFGGIQSNGKTSLQILGDTFLKAFFVVFDMRGPSLGVASPKN; this is encoded by the exons ATGCAGCTCCTCCAGTCTCTCGTTGTTGCCATTTGCTTCAGCTACGGCGTCCTCTCTTTACCCCACGGTCCGTCAAACCAGCATAAAGCACGTTCCTTCAAGGTTGAACGGGCCCGTCGTGGAACCGGTGCTCTGCATGGGCCCGCTGCTCTCCGCAAAGCATACCGGAAGTATGGAATAGCTCCCAGCAGTTTCAACGTTGATCTGGCAGACTTTAAGCCCATTACCACGAGCcacgctgctgctggaagcGAGGTTTCGGAGCCTGATCAGACTGGCGCTGTCAGTGCTACTTCGGTCGAGAGCGATGCCGAGTTCGTTTCGCCTGTTCTCATCGGCGGCCAGAAGGTCGTCATGACCTTTGACACTGGTTCTTCTGACTT TTGGGTGCTTGATACGAACCTCAATGAAACCTTGACGGGACATACAGAGTACAACCCTTCAAATTCCTCGACCTTCAAGAAGATGGACGGATACACCTTCGATGTCTCGTATGGTGACGACTCTTACGCCTCTGGCCCTGTCGGAACGGATACCGTCAACATTGGCGGCGCCGTTGTTGACGAGCAAGCCTTCGGTGTCCCCAACAAGGTGTCCCAGTCATTCATCGACGACACGAACTCCAACGGCCTGGTCGGGTTGGGCTTTtcctccatcaacaccatcaagcCGGAGGCGCAAAAGACGTTCTTCGCCAACGTCGCATCCAGTCTGGACGAGCCCGTCATGACCGCCTCGCTCAAGTCCGACGGAGTGGGCGAGTACGAGTTTGGCACGATCGACAAGAACAAGTACCAGGGCAACATTGCCAACGTCAGCGTGGACTCATCGAACGGATACTGGCAGTTCTCCACCCCTAAGTTTTCCGTGGCAGACGGAGAGCTGAAGGACATTGGAAGCGTCAACACCTCGATCGCGGACACCGGTACCTCCCTTATGCTGTTGGACGACGACGTGGTTACTGCCTACTACGCGCAAGTTCCCAACTCGGTCTACGTGGGCAGTGCCGGTGGTTACATCTACCCCTGCAACACCACTCTCCCCAGCTTCTCCCTGGTTCTCGGCGAGTCGAGCCTGGCCACGATCCCCGGCAACctgatcaacttctccaaggttggcaccaacaccaccaccggacAGGCCT TGTGCTTTGGCGGCATTCAATCCAACGGCAAGACTTCGCTGCAGATTCTGGGCGACACGTTCCTGAAGGCCTTCTTTGTCGTCTTTGACATGCGTGGACCCTCTCTTGGTGTTGCCTCCCCCAAGAACTAG